AAAATAAAAGTATATTTGCACCCATTTTCAATATCAGACATGGACCAAGGTAATTTGAATGAATTAGAGATTCAGCGACGTAAAAATTTACAATCTATCATAGAGATGGGCATAGAACCATTTCCTGCGGAGGAGTTTGTAGTATCCAATCACGCACATCAGATATTGGATGAGTATAAGGAAGAAACGAATAACTTTCAAAATATTACTATAGCAGGAAGACTCATGCAAAAGCGAATCATGGGTAAGGCTTCATTTGCAGAGATTCAAGATAGTACTGGAAGAATTCAGGTGTACATCAATCGAGATGATTTATGCCCAGGCGAGGATAAATCTCTTTATAATGAACTCTTTAAAAAGCATATGGATATAGGCGATTTTGTTGGATTCCATGGAAATGTATTTAAGACTCAAACAGGCCACATAAGTTTGCATGCCTATTCTATGAAATTTCTTTCCAAGTCACTACGCCCGTTTCCAGTAGTAAAAACGGATGCTGAAGGTCATGTACATGATGCATTTTCCGATATTGAACTTAGACATCGACAGCGTTATGTTGACCTTGTCGTCAATAAAGGTGTCAAAGAAACATTTGTTTTAAGAGCCAAGATTTTTCAGGCCATGCGCCAATTTTTTCTTGATAAAGGCTATGTCGAAGTAGATACTCCTGTTCTTCAATCGATACCTGGTGGAGCTGCTGCTAGACCTTTCGTCACCCATCACAATGCCCTAGATATCCCACTTTACCTTCGTATTGCAAATGAGCTTTTTCTAAAGAGACTTATTGTAGGGGGGTTTGAAGGAGTTTTTGAATTTTCTAGAAATTTTAGAAACGAAGGTATTGACCGCACGCATAATCCAGAATTCACAGCTATGGAGATCTACATTGCTTACAAGGATTATCATTGGATGATGAATTTTACCGAAGCTATGCTATCGTATATAGTCAAAACAGTTCATAATA
This genomic window from Chitinophagales bacterium contains:
- the lysS gene encoding lysine--tRNA ligase → MDQGNLNELEIQRRKNLQSIIEMGIEPFPAEEFVVSNHAHQILDEYKEETNNFQNITIAGRLMQKRIMGKASFAEIQDSTGRIQVYINRDDLCPGEDKSLYNELFKKHMDIGDFVGFHGNVFKTQTGHISLHAYSMKFLSKSLRPFPVVKTDAEGHVHDAFSDIELRHRQRYVDLVVNKGVKETFVLRAKIFQAMRQFFLDKGYVEVDTPVLQSIPGGAAARPFVTHHNALDIPLYLRIANELFLKRLIVGGFEGVFEFSRNFRNEGIDRTHNPEFTAMEIYIAYKDYHWMMNFTEAMLSYIVKTVHNRTEIEFDGTMIQYAGPYERITMYDVIKKYTGTDITNMNEDELKSYCKTQGVEVDETMGRGKLIDELFSAKCEKHLIQPTFIIDYPIEMSPLCKKHRNDPQLTERFELFINGKEIANAYSELNDPIDQLERFQEQVKLAEKGDDEAMMIDMDFVRSLEYGMPPTSGMGIGMDRLCMFLTNKTTIQEVLLFPQMRPEKHS